Proteins from a single region of Choloepus didactylus isolate mChoDid1 chromosome 10, mChoDid1.pri, whole genome shotgun sequence:
- the LOC119505572 gene encoding SOSS complex subunit C-like — MQNPSSTNHPGASIALSRPALNKDFWDRVEQQHIAAQQKAALQHAHTHSSGNFITQDSAFGNLILPILPHLDPEERKYLK, encoded by the exons aTGCAGAATCCGTCTTCAACAAATCATCCTGGAGCTAGCATTGCCC tgtccagaCCAGCTCTTAATAAGGATTTCTGGGATCGCGTCGAGCAGCAGCATATTGCAGCCCAGCAGAAGGCAGCTTTGCAGCATGCTCACACACATTCATCAGGAAATTTCATAACTCAAGACTCTGCATTTGGGAATcttattcttcccattttaccTCACCTTGacccagaagaaaggaaatatttaaaatga